A region of Fusarium keratoplasticum isolate Fu6.1 chromosome 6, whole genome shotgun sequence DNA encodes the following proteins:
- a CDS encoding PPM-type phosphatase domain-containing protein yields the protein MFGGSSNSAGNKSESDSKSDKSPSPEPSLGASAPTPIKTTDQAASGEKRSGNGSPPTRQETGGSGDKKRRSSSVSSRASSLLASAKNSLNFSSQSSRGGSSEVSSQTPLQKLGKQDPALVVPQGQHNNSAGESVPGPKSTFRVGVWEDRNKKCRRTMEDTHAFLYNFVQTPALNDTSAKDKSEGEDQESAVSDMVESDNGYFAIFDGHAGTFAADWCGKKLHIILEDIIRKNPNALIPEVLDQAFTTADAQLEKLPLKNSGCTAAVAVLRWEERASNDRSAVKPVKPEEPTETDKAKDGASSEGANAATKAAVAKTKGGNARQRVLYTANVGDARIILCRAGKALRLSYDHKGSDEVEGKRIAAAGGLILNNRVNGVLAVTRALGDAYMKKLVTGHPYTTETVIQADSDEFIIIACDGIWDVCSDQEAVDLVRNVDDPISASKLLVDHALNRFSTDNLSCMVVRLDQTKEAAVEAEGAASQVSEADKIVSETKQKIAEGSTPAVGVSASSNASNSDPPIAVQEGEFVPTSLDEAVVEEPVHVSDPKSEEVPVLNKVVVEEARKDKPDEKA from the exons ATGTTTGGCGGCAGTTCCAACTCTGCAGGCAACAAATCTGAAAGCGATTCGAAGTCTGACAAGTCTCCCTCGCCCGAGCCTAGTCTCGGAGCGAGTGCCCCGACTCCCATCAAGACGACCGATCAAGCCGCGAGCGGCGAGAAACGAAGTGGAAATGGCAGCCCTCCAACCCGCCAGGAAACCGGTGGCTCGGGCGACAAGAAGCGCCGGAGTAGTAGCGTCAGCAGTCGCGCCAGCAGCCTGCTGGCCTCGGCCAAGAACTCGCTCAACTTCTCTTCTCAGAGTAGTCGCGGCGGGTCCTCTGAAGTGAGCTCGCAGACGCCTCTGCAGAAACTTGGCAAGCAAGATCCCGCTCTAGTGGTCCCTCAGGGCCAACATAACAACTCGGCTGGAGAGTCTGTACCTGGACCCAAGTCTACGTTCCGCGTCGGCGTTTGGGAAGATAGAAACAAGAAATGCCGCCGGACCATGGAAGACACCCACGCCTTCCTGTACAACTTTGTTCAGACCCCAGCTCTAAATGATACGTCCGCAAAGGACAAGTCAGAGGGAGAAGACCAGGAGTCAGCTGTCTCGGACATGGTTGAGTCTGACAATGGCTATTTTGCCATCTTTGATGGTCATGCCGGCACCTTTGCCGCTGACTGGTgcggcaagaagctgcaCATTATCCTCGAGGATATCATACGCAAGAATCCCAATGCTCTGATCCCCGAAGTTCTAGACCAGGCCTTCACAACGGCTGATGCccagcttgagaagctcccGCTCAAGAACAGTGGCTGTACCGCGGCCGTCGCGGTGCTGCGCTGGGAAGAACGCGCCTCGAACGATCGCTCGGCTGTCAAGCCTGTTAAGCCTGAAGAGCCTACCGAAacggacaaggccaaggatggaGCCAGCAGTGAAGGTGCCAATGCGGCAACCAAGGCAGCCGTCGCGAAAACGAAAGGAGGCAATGCACGTCAGCGTGTTCTGTACACAGCCAACGTCGGCGATGCCCGTATTATCCTTTGCCGGGCCGGAAAGGCCCTGCGCCTTTCTTACGACCACAAGGGTAGTGATGAGGTCGAAGGCAAGCGAATTGCTGCCGCCGGCGGCTTGATTCTGAACAACCGTGTGAATGGTGTTCTGGCCGTGACCCGCGCTCTCGGTGACGCTTACATGAAGAAGCTTGTCACCGGACACCCTTACACTACAGAAACGGTCATCCAGGCCGATAGCGATGAGTTCATCATCATTGCTTGCGATGGA ATTTGGGATGTGTGTAGCGACCAAGAGGCCGTTGACCTTGTGCGAAATGTTGACGACCCCATCTCTGCTTCGAAGCTGCTTGTGGACCATGCCCTAAATCGCTTCAGTACCGATAACCTATCCTGTATGGTGGTCCGACTGGACCAAACCAAGGAGGCTGCGGTCGAAGCGGAGGGCGCAGCATCTCAGGTCAGCGAGGCGGATAAGATTGTCAGTGAGACCAAGCAGAAGATTGCAGAAGGCAGCACACCTGCCGTTGGAGTATCAGCAAGTAGCAACGCTAGCAACTCCGACCCCCCTATAGCTGTACAAGAGGGGGAGTTTGTGCCCACGTCGCTTGACGAGGCTGTTGTGGAAGAACCTGTTCATGTCTCAGACCCCAAGTCGGAGGAGGTGCCTGTTCTGAACAAggtggttgttgaggaggctcGGAAGGACAAGCCGGACGAGAAGGCCTAG
- a CDS encoding Dynamin-type G domain-containing protein, with protein MNHDYFNGKGKGPLHQENDNESDNENASANAPRPDSASPPLGNSPSVRPNYMTVGNGTTSEHAARLQSMLDVDSGYGGSIAGDDQRAIASPAAWDMAMHHDRPASGAVHQMWYNAHRANLGRSINKVLELLQSLQEMNASWPAHYPSVQRARRDSSETSSRPSFSHAHSTMGEHSASSPSLRNPMLRRSMTSVEESTAESSRAAENRSTPEPRLVSPQIAQEFSILKLDLKLGALHQAELVHSLEKGSIASLLDGKISTSIKHLLSLRDRIEDTASKVLITGDLNAGKSTFCNALLRRKVLPEDQQPCTAIFCEVLDARENSGVEEVHAVHKKVAYDRNDESTYDVFPLQELERIVVDNETYTQCKIYVKDSRSIDESLLNNGVVDIALIDAPGLNSDTTKTTAIFARQEEIDVVVFVVSAANHFTQSAKEFIWAAAAEKAYIFIVVNGFDVIRDKKRCEKMVLDQVQGLSPRTHKESSELVHFVSSNAIPVGPSPPGGPGGSGSGSSSGGSGDPGDSDDKGKGKDREKIRDFEALEQSLRRFVLEKRARSKLAPARTYLLNILNDVQTLANVNQEVAQSELERVTQELKELEPQLESSRKARTEVSEHVDTNIEETCKEVYDHTRMALNSAIVHSASGNYDVPYPGILSAFQYAEDLKEAMLSRISDSVTNCEEYARGRTVRGVNSIKQLGLLHVGDEFQNLQFRPDVMFRRKKDALARQVHIPTELMDFVDWTTLLQRQEKYAGTGMALTVAGAVVPKMLGMNTWMDQALTATRLLSNENLRQLILPGILVAAVAASVYVLQQIPNSLPPRLATKISTQLNDLDYVHSNATRISSSVRKVLRFPADNLRVGLDQSVKDLGTKRDETIKVKGESERASRYFSNLVRQSEGERLKVESVDLDSPPAGAH; from the exons ATGAATCACGATTACTTCaacggcaagggcaagggcccTTTGCACCAAGAGAACGATAACGAGTCCGACAACGAAAATGCTTCCGCGAACGCGCCCCGGCCCGATTCTGCTTCTCCGCCACTTGGGAACTCACCCTCCGTCCGGCCCAACTACATGACCGTGGGCAACGGTACCACATCCGAGCATGCGGCGCGTCTTCAGAGTATGCTAGACGTCGACTCAGGATACGGCGGTAGCATCGCTGGCGATGACCAACGGGCTATAGCTTCTCCAGCGGCTTGGGATATGGCAATGCACCATGACCGTCCTGCCTCGGGTGCTGTGCACCAGATGTGGTATAATGCCCACCGCGCGAACCTCGGTCGATCCATCAACAAGGTCCTCGAACTGCTTCAAAGTCTTCAAGAGATGAACGCTTCTTGGCCCGCTCATTACCCCTCCGTCCAGCGAGCCCGCCGTGATTCGTCCGAGACATCCTCCCGCCCCAGTTTCTCTCATGCCCACTCAACTATGGGCGAGCATAGCGCTTCGTCGCCGTCCCTCCGGAACCCTATGCTTCGTCGATCCATGACTTCCGTCGAAGAGAGCACTGCCGAATCGAGCCGAGCCGCCGAGAATCGATCTACACCCGAGCCCCGACTGGTTTCCCCTCAGATTGCTCAAGAATTCTCGATCCTGAAGCTGGACCTCAAGCTTGGAGCACTTCACCAGGCCGAGCTTGTTCACTCGTTGGAAAAGGGTTCTATCGCTTCGTTACTCGACGGCAAGATCAGCACCAGTATCAAGCACCTCTTGTCTCTGCGTGACCGAATCGAAGACACTGCAAGCAAGGTCCTCATCACTGGTGACCTCAACGCCGGCAAGTCGACCTTCTGCAATGCCCTTCTGCGCCGAAAGGTTTTGCCTGAGGACCAACAACCCTGCACTGCCATCTTTTGTGAGGTGCTTGATGCTAGGGAGAATTCGGGAGTGGAGGAGGTCCATGCCGTTCACAAGAAGGTCGCCTACGACCGAAATGACGAGTCGACCTACGACGTGTTTCCTCTGCAAGAGTTGGAAAGGATTGTGGTCGACAACGAGACTTACACCCAGTGCAAGATCTATGTCAAGGATAGCCGGTCCATCGATGAGTCGCTTCTCAACAATGGTGTTGTGGACATCGCCCTGATTGACGCTCCTGGCCTCAACTCGGACACGACCAAGACAACAGCCATCTTTGCTCGACAGGAGGAAATTGACGTCGTAGTGTTTGTGGTTTCTGCCGCTAACCACTTCACGCAGTCCGCCAAGGAGTTCATCTGGGCTGCCGCGGCCGAAAAGGCTTACATCTTTATCGTTGTCAACGGATTTGATGTTATCCGTGACAAGAAACGATGCGAGAAGATGGTGCTGGATCAGGTTCAAGGCCTGAGCCCCCGAACACACAAGGAATCATCTGAGCTTGTTCATTTCGTTTCCAGCAATGCTATCCCCGTCGGTCCATCGCCTCCCGGGGGCCCTGGAGGCAGTGGCAGCGGAAGCTCGAGTGGGGGCAGTGGTGACCCTGGTGACAGTGatgacaagggcaagggcaaggatcGTGAGAAGATTCGTGACTTTGAGGCCCTTGAGCAATCGCTGCGGAGATTTGTGCTGGAGAAGCGTGCCAGGTCGAAGCTCGCTCCCGCCCGTACATATCTgctcaacatcctcaacgaTGTCCAGACTCTGGCAAATGTCAACCAGGAGGTGGCTCAATCCGAACTTGAGAGAGTGACGCAAGAGCTTAAGGAGCTTGAGCCTCAGCTCGAGTCGAGCCGAAAGGCCCGCACCGAGGTCAGTGAGCACGTCGACACCAACATCGAGGAGACGTGCAAGGAGGTTTATGACCACACCCGTATGGCTCTCAACTCGGCCATTGTTCACTCTGCGAGCGGCAACTACGACGTGCCCTATCCCGGAATTCTGAGTGCCTTCCAGTATGCcgaggacctcaaggaggccatgcTCTCCCGCATTTCCGACTCGGTGACCAACTGTGAGGAGTACGCCCGCGGCAGGACGGTGCGTGGTGTCAACTCGATCAAGCAACTGGGTCTTTTGCACGTCGGCGATGAGTTCCAGAACCTCCAATTCCGGCCCGATGTCATGTTCCGACGCAAGAAGGATGCCCTCGCTCGCCAGGTCCATATTCCCACCGAGCTGATGGACTTTGTCGACTGGACCACCCTGCTGCAGCGCCAGGAGAAGTACGCAGGCACTGGCATGGCTCTTACGGTTGCCGGTGCAGTCGTGCCCAAGATGCTTGGCATGAACACATGGATGGATCAGGCACTTACAGCAACCCGCCTGCTGAGCAATGAGAACCTCCGCCAGCTCATCTTGCCTGGTATTCTCGTGGCTG CTGTTGCCGCCTCTGTCTATGTTCTACAGCAAATCCCCAACTCCCTACCTCCTCGCCTGGCCACCAAGATCTCGACTCAGCTCAACGACCTCGACTACGTCCACTCCAACGCCACTCGCATTTCCTCGTCCGTCCGCAAGGTGCTGCGCTTCCCCGCTGACAACCTCCGCGTCGGCCTCGACCAGAGCGTCAAGGACCTCGGGACCAAGCGCGATGAGACtatcaaggtcaagggcgagAGCGAGCGCGCCTCGCGCTACTTCTCCAACCTTGTCCGCCAGAGCGAGGGTGAGCGACTCAAGGTTGAGAGCGTTGACCTCGACAGCCCGCCCGCGGGTGCCCATTAA
- a CDS encoding A-deaminase domain-containing protein — protein sequence MDFVALPKIELHAHLTGSISRRTLHEIWLRKRAAGDTDLEDPLVVMPEGKHDYNLETFFPLFSSYIYNLITDEESIRYTTTSVLTDFLNDGVCYLELRTTPRATPHISAEQYITILLSTISSFEAKNPQLHTRLILAIDRRHILEQASSTLAIALKHRADGVVGLDLCGDPTARPGGEVDIFTPVFEEARKEGLGITVHFAEAEASGSKKELETLLSWQPGRLGHVIWEDEETKKEIARRGLCLELCLSCNVSAGMVRGGFEGHHFGHWIGIEGPMISLGTDDVGVFGSPLSNEYRLVAEHFNLDRDDICRLAREAIDGIFGGEKEKERLRRVMWTVWSAVDRDSEK from the exons ATGGATTTCGTTGCGCTACCAAAGATAGAG CTTCACGCTCACCTCACAGGAAGCATCTCTCGCCGAACTCTCCATGAAATATGGCTACGCAAGAGGGCAGCGGGCGACACGGACCTCGAAGATCCGCTAGTAGTCATGCCAGAAGGGAAACATGACTACAACTTGGAGAC CTTCTTCCCGCTATTCAGCAGCTATATATACAACCTCATCACAGACGAAGAGTCTATCCGATACACCACTACCTCTGTCCTGACAGACTTTCTCAACGATGGCGTCTGCTATCTGGAGCTCCGGACTACGCCCCGTGCTACACCACACATTTCAGCAGAGCAgtacatcaccatcctcctctcaaccatctcctccttcgaggccaagaaccCACAGTTGCATACTCGCCTCATCCTGGCCATCGACCGGAGGCACATCCTCGAACAGGCCTCTTCCACCCTCGCTATCGCTCTCAAGCATCGTGCCGACGGCGTCGTAGGTCTCGACCTCTGCGGGGACCCAACAGCCCGGCCAGGAGGAGAAGTAGACATATTCACACCGGTGTTTGAGGAGGCGAGGAAGGAGGGTTTGGGTATCACGGTGCACtttgccgaggccgaggccagcGGGTCTAAGAAGGAGTTGGAGACGCTGCTCTCGTGGCAGCCAGGGCGGTTGGGGCATGTCATAtgggaagatgaagagaccaagaaggagattgCGCGGAGGGGGTTATGCTTGGAGCTATGTCTGAGTTGCAACGTGAGTGCAGGGATGGTTCGAGGCGGCTTCGAGGGCCACCACTTTGGGCATTGGATAGGCATTGAAGGGCCGATGATTTCACTTGGG ACTGACGATGTGGGCGTGTTTGGAAGCCCGTTGTCCAACGAGTATCGTCTCGTCGCGGAGCATTTCAACCTCGACCGCGACGACATCTGCCGACTGGCTAGGGAGGCGATTGATGGAATTTTTGGAggggagaaggaaaaggagagaCTGCGGCGTGTCATGTGGACTGTGTGGTCAGCTGTGGACCGTGACTCTGAGAAATAG